One Stigmatopora argus isolate UIUO_Sarg chromosome 12, RoL_Sarg_1.0, whole genome shotgun sequence genomic window carries:
- the kcnq3 gene encoding potassium voltage-gated channel subfamily KQT member 3 isoform X1 yields the protein MGLRARSGASKTDPPERGGQTALAPLAAALVLADRDSKRGSRQGAAFGLLAKTPLDYSQPAKRNNARRRRIQNLLYDALERPRGWALLYHAFVFLIVLGCLILAVLTTFKEHEKTSAHWLVVLETFAIFIFGSEFALRIWAAGCCCRYKGWRGRLKFARKPLCMLDIFVLMASVPVVAVRNQGNVLATSLRSLRFLQILRMLRMDRRGGTWKLLGSAIYAHSKELITAWYIGFLSLILASFLVYLVEKDDVTAEASGRDHPAAQLEPQDFDTYADALWWGLITLTTIGYGDKTPKTWAGRLLAGTFALIGVSFFALPAGILGSGLALKVQEQHRQKHFEKRRHPAAGLIQSAWRYYSTNPIREDLIATWRFYETVISLPCFSSGQKITLLERVRLPNARPTTTTASGRKTAGNVESAEESPSKPAGFSNRERFRTAFRMRAATLRQSSEDAASGEAVPEEGFPADVLTEETVPALKLAIRAVRIMSFLLNKKRFKETLRPYDVKDVIEQYSAGHLDMLCRIKYLQTKLDMILAPGVPLTPKQKKAAKPPFNCPISQSPRLESFLSKPPSATEAEDQSMMARFVRVERQVEDMEKKLDFLVDMHIQHSEHLQVDSAGAARMTSAAAAGGLGDVRRVFPERSRRSPPQVARPTVLPVSSLQDPPGGSGRTAGGPAGGPKRGPTGGDSPLSLLSVNHEELERSPSGFSFSGEGSATAADGRSAAARTPSAPVYLAEADTDTDTNTDPSTPGGGGPSARSTPP from the exons ATGGGACTGCGGGCCAGGAGCGGCGCTAGCAAGACGGACCCCCCGGAGCGGGGCGGCCAGACGGCGTTGGCGCCGCTGGCGGCGGCGCTGGTGCTGGCGGATCGAGACTCCAAGCGGGGGTCCCGGCAGGGCGCCGCCTTCGGCCTGCTGGCCAAGACCCCCCTGGACTACAGCCAGCCCGCCAAGAGGAACAACGCCCGGCGGAGGAGGATTCAGAACCTGCTCTACGACGCCCTGGAGAGACCCCGAGGGTGGGCGCTGCTCTACCACGCCTTCGT ATTTCTGATCGTGCTGGGATGTTTGATTTTAGCCGTGTTGACCACCTTCAAAGAGCACGAGAAGACGTCAGCTCATTGGCTGGTGGTTTTG GAGACCTTCGCCATTTTCATCTTCGGTTCCGAGTTCGCCTTGCGCATTTGGGCCGCGGGGTGCTGCTGTCGTTACAAAGGATGGCGGGGGAGGCTCAAGTTTGCTCGAAAACCACTCTGCATGCTGG ACATTTTTGTCCTGATGGCGTCGGTGCCGGTGGTGGCGGTCCGCAACCAAGGCAACGTGCTGGCCACGTCCCTGCGCAGCCTGCGCTTCCTGCAGATCCTGCGCATGTTGCGCATGGACCGGCGAGGGGGAACCTGGAAGCTGCTGGGCTCCGCCATCTACGCGCACAGCAAG GAGCTGATCACGGCCTGGTACATCGGCTTCCTGTCACTGATCCTGGCGTCCTTCCTGGTCTACCTGGTGGAGAAGGACGACGTGACGGCCGAGGCGTCCGGCCGGGACCACCCCGCCGCTCAACTCGAACCTCAGGACTTTGACACCTACGCCGACGCGCTGTGGTGGGGGCTG ATCACGCTGACCACCATCGGCTACGGCGACAAGACGCCAAAGACGTGGGCGGGGAGGCTCCTGGCCGGCACCTTTGCGCTGATTGGCGTCTCCTTCTTCGCTCTGCCCGCG GGCATCCTGGGTTCGGGCCTGGCCCTGAAGGTTCAAGAGCAGCACCGGCAGAAACACTTTGAGAAGAGGCGCCACCCGGCGGCCGGCCTCATACAG TCGGCGTGGCGCTATTATTCCACCAATCCCATCAGGGAAGACCTCATCGCCACGTGGAGGTTCTACGAAACCGTCATCTCGCTCCCCTGCTTCAG CAGCGGCCAGAAGATCACGCTGTTGGAACGCGTGCGCCTGCCCAACGCCCGCCCGACCACGACGACGGCGTCCGGCAGGAAGACGGCGGGCAACGTGGAGTCGGCGGAGGAAAGTCCGTCCAAGCCGGCCGGCTTCAGCAACCGCGAGCGCTTTCGCACCGCCTTCCGCATGCGGGCAGCCACGCTGCGCCAAAGCTCCGAAG ACGCGGCGTCCGGCGAGGCGGTCCCCGAAGAAGGCTTCCCGGCCGACGTGCTGACGGAGGAGACGGTCCCGGCGCTGAAGCTGGCCATCAGGGCCGTCAG GATCATGAGCTTCCTGCTGAACAAGAAGCGCTTCAAGGAGACGCTGAGGCCTTACGACGTCAAGGACGTGATCGAGCAGTACTCGGCCGGACATCTGGACATGCTGTGCCGGATCAAGTACCTGCAGACCAA GTTGGACATGATCCTGGCGCCCGGCGTCCCCCTCACCCCCAAACAGAAGAAAGCCGCAAAGCCGCCCTTTAATTGCCCCATCAGCCAGTCGCCCAG GCTGGAGTCCTTCCTGTCCAAGCCTCCGTCGGCGACCGAAGCCGAGGACCAAAGCATGATGGCGAGATTTGTGCGCGTGGAGCGACAG GTGGAGGACATGGAGAAGAAGTTGGACTTCCTGGTGGACATGCACATTCAGCACAGCGAGCACCTGCAGGTGGACTCGGCGGGCGCCGCCCGCATgacctcggcggcggcggcgggcggacTCGGAGACGTGCGCCGGGTCTTCCCCGAGCGCAGCCGTCGCTCCCCGCCGCAGGTGGCGCGCCCCACCGTGCTGCCCGTCAGCTCCCTGCAGGACCCGCCCGGGGGCAGCGGCCGGACCGCGGGGGGTCCCGCGGGAGGCCCCAAGAGGGGCCCCACGGGGGGCGACTCGCCGCTCTCGCTGCTGTCGGTCAACCACGAGGAGCTGGAGCGCTCGCCCAGCGGCTTCAGCTTCTCCGGCGAAGgctcggcgacggcggcggacgGACGCTCGGCGGCCGCCCGGACCCCGTCCGCCCCCGTCTACCTGGCGGAGGCcgacacggacacggacacgAACACGGACCCCTCGAcgcccggcggcggcggcccgtCGGCCCGGAGCACGCCGCCCTGA
- the kcnq3 gene encoding potassium voltage-gated channel subfamily KQT member 3 isoform X2, with protein sequence MGLRARSGASKTDPPERGGQTALAPLAAALVLADRDSKRGSRQGAAFGLLAKTPLDYSQPAKRNNARRRRIQNLLYDALERPRGWALLYHAFVFLIVLGCLILAVLTTFKEHEKTSAHWLVVLETFAIFIFGSEFALRIWAAGCCCRYKGWRGRLKFARKPLCMLDIFVLMASVPVVAVRNQGNVLATSLRSLRFLQILRMLRMDRRGGTWKLLGSAIYAHSKELITAWYIGFLSLILASFLVYLVEKDDVTAEASGRDHPAAQLEPQDFDTYADALWWGLITLTTIGYGDKTPKTWAGRLLAGTFALIGVSFFALPAGILGSGLALKVQEQHRQKHFEKRRHPAAGLIQSAWRYYSTNPIREDLIATWRFYETVISLPCFSGQKITLLERVRLPNARPTTTTASGRKTAGNVESAEESPSKPAGFSNRERFRTAFRMRAATLRQSSEDAASGEAVPEEGFPADVLTEETVPALKLAIRAVRIMSFLLNKKRFKETLRPYDVKDVIEQYSAGHLDMLCRIKYLQTKLDMILAPGVPLTPKQKKAAKPPFNCPISQSPRLESFLSKPPSATEAEDQSMMARFVRVERQVEDMEKKLDFLVDMHIQHSEHLQVDSAGAARMTSAAAAGGLGDVRRVFPERSRRSPPQVARPTVLPVSSLQDPPGGSGRTAGGPAGGPKRGPTGGDSPLSLLSVNHEELERSPSGFSFSGEGSATAADGRSAAARTPSAPVYLAEADTDTDTNTDPSTPGGGGPSARSTPP encoded by the exons ATGGGACTGCGGGCCAGGAGCGGCGCTAGCAAGACGGACCCCCCGGAGCGGGGCGGCCAGACGGCGTTGGCGCCGCTGGCGGCGGCGCTGGTGCTGGCGGATCGAGACTCCAAGCGGGGGTCCCGGCAGGGCGCCGCCTTCGGCCTGCTGGCCAAGACCCCCCTGGACTACAGCCAGCCCGCCAAGAGGAACAACGCCCGGCGGAGGAGGATTCAGAACCTGCTCTACGACGCCCTGGAGAGACCCCGAGGGTGGGCGCTGCTCTACCACGCCTTCGT ATTTCTGATCGTGCTGGGATGTTTGATTTTAGCCGTGTTGACCACCTTCAAAGAGCACGAGAAGACGTCAGCTCATTGGCTGGTGGTTTTG GAGACCTTCGCCATTTTCATCTTCGGTTCCGAGTTCGCCTTGCGCATTTGGGCCGCGGGGTGCTGCTGTCGTTACAAAGGATGGCGGGGGAGGCTCAAGTTTGCTCGAAAACCACTCTGCATGCTGG ACATTTTTGTCCTGATGGCGTCGGTGCCGGTGGTGGCGGTCCGCAACCAAGGCAACGTGCTGGCCACGTCCCTGCGCAGCCTGCGCTTCCTGCAGATCCTGCGCATGTTGCGCATGGACCGGCGAGGGGGAACCTGGAAGCTGCTGGGCTCCGCCATCTACGCGCACAGCAAG GAGCTGATCACGGCCTGGTACATCGGCTTCCTGTCACTGATCCTGGCGTCCTTCCTGGTCTACCTGGTGGAGAAGGACGACGTGACGGCCGAGGCGTCCGGCCGGGACCACCCCGCCGCTCAACTCGAACCTCAGGACTTTGACACCTACGCCGACGCGCTGTGGTGGGGGCTG ATCACGCTGACCACCATCGGCTACGGCGACAAGACGCCAAAGACGTGGGCGGGGAGGCTCCTGGCCGGCACCTTTGCGCTGATTGGCGTCTCCTTCTTCGCTCTGCCCGCG GGCATCCTGGGTTCGGGCCTGGCCCTGAAGGTTCAAGAGCAGCACCGGCAGAAACACTTTGAGAAGAGGCGCCACCCGGCGGCCGGCCTCATACAG TCGGCGTGGCGCTATTATTCCACCAATCCCATCAGGGAAGACCTCATCGCCACGTGGAGGTTCTACGAAACCGTCATCTCGCTCCCCTGCTTCAG CGGCCAGAAGATCACGCTGTTGGAACGCGTGCGCCTGCCCAACGCCCGCCCGACCACGACGACGGCGTCCGGCAGGAAGACGGCGGGCAACGTGGAGTCGGCGGAGGAAAGTCCGTCCAAGCCGGCCGGCTTCAGCAACCGCGAGCGCTTTCGCACCGCCTTCCGCATGCGGGCAGCCACGCTGCGCCAAAGCTCCGAAG ACGCGGCGTCCGGCGAGGCGGTCCCCGAAGAAGGCTTCCCGGCCGACGTGCTGACGGAGGAGACGGTCCCGGCGCTGAAGCTGGCCATCAGGGCCGTCAG GATCATGAGCTTCCTGCTGAACAAGAAGCGCTTCAAGGAGACGCTGAGGCCTTACGACGTCAAGGACGTGATCGAGCAGTACTCGGCCGGACATCTGGACATGCTGTGCCGGATCAAGTACCTGCAGACCAA GTTGGACATGATCCTGGCGCCCGGCGTCCCCCTCACCCCCAAACAGAAGAAAGCCGCAAAGCCGCCCTTTAATTGCCCCATCAGCCAGTCGCCCAG GCTGGAGTCCTTCCTGTCCAAGCCTCCGTCGGCGACCGAAGCCGAGGACCAAAGCATGATGGCGAGATTTGTGCGCGTGGAGCGACAG GTGGAGGACATGGAGAAGAAGTTGGACTTCCTGGTGGACATGCACATTCAGCACAGCGAGCACCTGCAGGTGGACTCGGCGGGCGCCGCCCGCATgacctcggcggcggcggcgggcggacTCGGAGACGTGCGCCGGGTCTTCCCCGAGCGCAGCCGTCGCTCCCCGCCGCAGGTGGCGCGCCCCACCGTGCTGCCCGTCAGCTCCCTGCAGGACCCGCCCGGGGGCAGCGGCCGGACCGCGGGGGGTCCCGCGGGAGGCCCCAAGAGGGGCCCCACGGGGGGCGACTCGCCGCTCTCGCTGCTGTCGGTCAACCACGAGGAGCTGGAGCGCTCGCCCAGCGGCTTCAGCTTCTCCGGCGAAGgctcggcgacggcggcggacgGACGCTCGGCGGCCGCCCGGACCCCGTCCGCCCCCGTCTACCTGGCGGAGGCcgacacggacacggacacgAACACGGACCCCTCGAcgcccggcggcggcggcccgtCGGCCCGGAGCACGCCGCCCTGA
- the kcnq3 gene encoding potassium voltage-gated channel subfamily KQT member 3 isoform X3: protein MGLRARSGASKTDPPERGGQTALAPLAAALVLADRDSKRGSRQGAAFGLLAKTPLDYSQPAKRNNARRRRIQNLLYDALERPRGWALLYHAFVFLIVLGCLILAVLTTFKEHEKTSAHWLVVLETFAIFIFGSEFALRIWAAGCCCRYKGWRGRLKFARKPLCMLDIFVLMASVPVVAVRNQGNVLATSLRSLRFLQILRMLRMDRRGGTWKLLGSAIYAHSKELITAWYIGFLSLILASFLVYLVEKDDVTAEASGRDHPAAQLEPQDFDTYADALWWGLITLTTIGYGDKTPKTWAGRLLAGTFALIGVSFFALPAGILGSGLALKVQEQHRQKHFEKRRHPAAGLIQSAWRYYSTNPIREDLIATWRFYETVISLPCFR, encoded by the exons ATGGGACTGCGGGCCAGGAGCGGCGCTAGCAAGACGGACCCCCCGGAGCGGGGCGGCCAGACGGCGTTGGCGCCGCTGGCGGCGGCGCTGGTGCTGGCGGATCGAGACTCCAAGCGGGGGTCCCGGCAGGGCGCCGCCTTCGGCCTGCTGGCCAAGACCCCCCTGGACTACAGCCAGCCCGCCAAGAGGAACAACGCCCGGCGGAGGAGGATTCAGAACCTGCTCTACGACGCCCTGGAGAGACCCCGAGGGTGGGCGCTGCTCTACCACGCCTTCGT ATTTCTGATCGTGCTGGGATGTTTGATTTTAGCCGTGTTGACCACCTTCAAAGAGCACGAGAAGACGTCAGCTCATTGGCTGGTGGTTTTG GAGACCTTCGCCATTTTCATCTTCGGTTCCGAGTTCGCCTTGCGCATTTGGGCCGCGGGGTGCTGCTGTCGTTACAAAGGATGGCGGGGGAGGCTCAAGTTTGCTCGAAAACCACTCTGCATGCTGG ACATTTTTGTCCTGATGGCGTCGGTGCCGGTGGTGGCGGTCCGCAACCAAGGCAACGTGCTGGCCACGTCCCTGCGCAGCCTGCGCTTCCTGCAGATCCTGCGCATGTTGCGCATGGACCGGCGAGGGGGAACCTGGAAGCTGCTGGGCTCCGCCATCTACGCGCACAGCAAG GAGCTGATCACGGCCTGGTACATCGGCTTCCTGTCACTGATCCTGGCGTCCTTCCTGGTCTACCTGGTGGAGAAGGACGACGTGACGGCCGAGGCGTCCGGCCGGGACCACCCCGCCGCTCAACTCGAACCTCAGGACTTTGACACCTACGCCGACGCGCTGTGGTGGGGGCTG ATCACGCTGACCACCATCGGCTACGGCGACAAGACGCCAAAGACGTGGGCGGGGAGGCTCCTGGCCGGCACCTTTGCGCTGATTGGCGTCTCCTTCTTCGCTCTGCCCGCG GGCATCCTGGGTTCGGGCCTGGCCCTGAAGGTTCAAGAGCAGCACCGGCAGAAACACTTTGAGAAGAGGCGCCACCCGGCGGCCGGCCTCATACAG TCGGCGTGGCGCTATTATTCCACCAATCCCATCAGGGAAGACCTCATCGCCACGTGGAGGTTCTACGAAACCGTCATCTCGCTCCCCTGCTTCAGGTGA